A segment of the Geoanaerobacter pelophilus genome:
CAGGAATCCAACGACGCTGTTGTGACCAGCATCTATACCGCACCGCTGGCTCCGGCCAAACCGGTCATCAGCAATGTTGGCCAGACCCAGGTGACTGTTGCCTGGGGTGCCGTGACCGCCGCAACGTCTTACAAGCTGGAACGGTCAACCGACAATGCGACCTGGACGGTTGCCACCAACCAGAACGTACTTACCTATAACGACTCCGTCCTGACTGCCGGCACCAAATACTGGTACCGGGTCAAGGGGGTCAACTCCGGGGGAGATTCGCTGCCGTCCGATACGGAAACCGTAACCACCATACCGAATGCGCCTGGGATGCCACTGCTGATCACCCGTTCCGACAACCGGATTACCGTCGGCATTCGCACCATGAAAGGGGCGACCGGTTACAAGATCTATCGCAAAGACGGCGGAGCCGGGGCCACACAGAACCTGGTGACAACAGTAAGCGCTTCTTATGCGGAGTCATACTGCGGTTCGGCATATCCGACGCTAAGCTGTGCGGCATTATCCTCAAAGATCTATGACAGTGACGATGCCGGGCTTTCTGCCAATACCAGCTACTGTTATGCCGTTGCAGCTGTTAACACTGCCGGTGATTCGGCTATCGGCCCGGAATATTGCACTGCTACCAGCCCGTATGCCCCCGCTGCACTGGTCGGGGAGTCGATAAGCCCATATAAGGCACTGTTTACCATAACCCCCGGTACGGGGACAGCCCCGACCGGTTACCAGTTGGAATACAAGCAGGGGGATAGCTGGAACATGATCGCCCGCATCCCTTACGGTAACAACTCCTACACCCTTTCGGGACTGCTGGGGCCGGGCGCAACCGGCCAGTTTCGGGTCAGGGCCTACAAGCAGATTAGTGATGATTTTACCTCAGGAATCAACCCGGCGGTCTGGTCGCAGCAGGTGGTGATTCGTGATCCCAGTAATGTTGCTGTGGTGTACTCGACCACGCCACCGATCAGTTATTCGACCTCGAATGGCAACTCCTCTATTGTTGGCGCCAACGGCGTGGCTACCCTGTCCCAATCATCTACCGGCAACGGTGCCGCTAACAGCTGGAATGGTGCATTTATCAAGCTGGCAGATGTCTCGCCGCTGCTGGGGGATTTTGACTTTTCCACCAAGATGCGGCTGCCGGCAGGGCAGGTAACCGGCAACCAGTACCATGTTTATGCTCGGTTACAGTTCAACATGCCGACCACTGCCGGTGATAGCGCCCGCTCCAATTTCTTCTATATAGGCCGTTATGCTTCGACGATAAACGGTTATGAATACTGTTTCCGGATTGACGGAGTCTCGACTTGCAACAGCGGCACAACAGCAAGTAATACCGACGGTGGGTTACGGATTACCAGAACCGGGCGCAATGTTGCCGGCTGGCTTGCAAACAGCGCTGGGAATGCTTGGCAGCCGTTGGTAAGTGTTAGTGAGATGCAGTCTGCCCCGGGGATTTTAGGGCAGATTGGTCAATCATTGGCGCGCAGCGAAGCGATGTCGCTGGTAACCGAACTGGATGATACCATACTGGTGGGGGCGATTACCTCGCCGTCCAACGAGGTGACGGTGACCATGCAGAATTACAGCGGAGCGCAGAACAGCTGTCCTTAACAGACCGGTTTAGGTGAAGTTGTACGAACAAGCCCCCCGGCTTCTCTAGGAATGAGAGGCTGGTGGGGCTTGTTGACATTGGTAAGCTGATCCTGAAACTGAGTACAGGCGGATAATTCAATGTTGAGTAAAGGCTGAGGATTGCAGGACTTCGAAGTTTTCTCCGGCGCGTGAAAAACGTACCCGGTTCTCCCTGATCTCCACCACCTTTGCCCCGGCCACTTCTGCTCCTTCGCCAACCAGAGCCCCATTAATGACCGCGCGCCGCATGGATCTGTCATCTTGATAAGCGATTCCTGAGATAGTTATTCCAGAAGCAGTAGCAGTGTTGCTGCCCGGAGCGATGGTTTCTTCTCTTTGCGGAGCGGATGGTTTTGTTGGTTGTGCCGTATCGGGAGCAGGTCTGGGGTGTGCCGGCGGTGGCGCCACAGTTACTTGTGGTTGCGGTATCGCTGGAGTTGGCTGAATCGGCTTAATGGGAACGGTTTTTGAGGATGTTTTAAGGGCAGGTGCTTCGGAAGGGGTTTTCTCTCTCATCATTAGGAGCCCACCGGCGATGCAGCTGATAATGACTACTGCTGTAACCGGGAGTACAAGGGGAGAACGGGACGTTTTTCGCGGAACTCCGCGGTAGCTTAATACCTCCGGGCGGATATCCGTACTGTGCCTGCGGCTTGCCTTCCGCTCTTGTTCCATCTTCCTCAAGGCATCGAGAATAAGGCTCATCGCGGGTTCTCCTGTGCGGCAGCGGGGGAGGGGGGGCTCCCTGGAACATCGCTTTTCATTTTGCCGCCTGACTTCTGGTATAGCCGGGTAAGGGTCCTGCCGCCCGGCTTGCCGTCTGCTGCAAGACCTTCTGCCAGCTGGAACTTTTTGACCGCTTCTTCAGTTTCAATATCAAAGATGCCGTTCGGAGTGCCGGCAAAAAATCCCGTCCTTTTGAGCATAGACTGCAACACTTTTACGCCATTGGCCTCTTCGTTTTTGAAACTGGCTTCTGGTGTACTTGCCACAGGTTGCCCCAGAAACGTTTGCTGTTTGTTGACCATCAGGAACCCGGTTATCACGGCAACTATGACCAATACACTGGCCAGCAGGAAACGGTAGCTGAAACTTCTCTTGTCCTCGGTTTGCATGAGGTCGGTAATGGCCATTCCCGCCATTCGGGGCGATATCATCCGGGTATCTTGCGTATAGGCAAGCAGCAACGCCCGATCGCAAACCGCATTCACCAGCCGGGGCAGCCCGCCGGTAAAGCGGCCGATCTTGTGCGCTGCTCCGGAAGAAAAGGTGACCGGCTCACCTCCGCCTGCTGCGACCCGTATCCGGTGGCGAATGTAAGCATGGACGTCGGACGGCTCCATCGAGTCGAGGTGATATCTGACAGTTATCCGCTGATTAAGCTGTCGCAGCTCTTGCCGGGCCAGCAGTGCTTTCAGCTCAGTCTGGCCGACCAGCACGATCTGGATCAGTTTTGACTGCTCGGTCTCCAGGTTTGAGATGAGCCGGACCTGTTCCAACACCTCGGTTGACAGGTTCTGTGCTTCGTCGATGACCAGCACCACGGTATGCCCAGCGCTGTTCTCCCGGAGCAGAAACTCGTTAAGGGACTTGTGGAGCAGGTGCAGGTCATTACCGGTGCTGGGAAGACCATACTCGCTGTTGATCTCCTGGAGCAGCCCGAGCGGCGACACCGTCGGGTTGAAGATAAAGGCGCTCCGATGCGTCTCCGGTGAGAGCTGGCCGAGAAGGGTACGAATAATCGTGGTCTTGCCGGTCCCGACCTCTCCAGACAGCTCAATGAAGCCGGCGCGGGTATCGATGGCAAACAGCAGGTGAGCAAGCGCCTCCTGGTGATGGCTGCTTAAGAAGAGAAAATCAGGGTTTGGCGTGAGGGCAAAAGGGGGTTCCTTGAAGCCCAGGGTTTCCCAGTACATGGTGCTGTTTTAGCACACTTGCCTGACTGCATAAAGAGAATTTGCCTGGAGAAGCCTGTCCCACCCCTTGACATGTCATTGTTAATAGCTACGCTTCAAAAGATATGAAAACAGGTATTAACTAGATGCCCATCCCCATCTCCTACAGTTTCCGCAATCTCTGGACCCGCCGGCTTACCACGGTACTGACTGCATTCGGCATGGCTCTGGTAGTGTATGTCTTTAGCGCCACCCTCATGCTGTCCGAGGGGTTGCGCAAGACCTTGATTTCTACCGGTTCGCCGGACAATGTGGTTGTGATCAGAAAAGGGTCGCAATCCGAGGTTCAGAGCGGGGTTGAGCGTAACCAGGCATCGATAGTGGAGAGCCGACCTGAGGTTGCCATCGGTCCGGACGGCAGACGGTTGCTGGCTAAGGAACTGGTGGTGCTGATCAATATCCCGAAGCGGATTAGCGGCAAACCGTCAAATGTGGTAATCCGCGGGGTGAGCGAGACCTCTCTGTTGCTGAGGCCCCAGGTGAAGCTGATCTCCGGTCGAATGCCACGCTCGGGATCTGTTGAAGTAATTGCCGGCAAAAACATCGCCGAAAGATTCAAGGGGGGCGGGCTGGGAGAGACTCTTCGTTTCGGCATGAGAAACTGGAAAGTGGTTGGTGTTTTCGATGCCGGCGCCACCGGCTTTTCCTCGGAAATATGGGGAGATGTTGACCAGTTGATGCAGGCTTTCCGGCGACCGGTCTATTCTTCGGTTCTTTTCCGAGAGCGCGATCCTTTACAGTTCGCGAGCTTGAAGGAGTCGATCGAGACTGATCCGCGGCTGACCGTGGAAGCAAAGACCGAGACCCGGTATTACGAGGACCAGTCCGAAGCGATGGCGACTTTCCTCAGGATCATGGGGATTGCGCTTACGGTCATTTTCTCTATCGGTGCGGTCATTGGCGCCATGATAACCATGTATGCCGCGGTGGCCAACCGGGTGACCGAAATCGGCACCCTGCGGGCCCTGGGGTTTACCCGCGGCAGCATTCTGGCGGCGTTTGTCTTTGAAGCGCTCTTCCTGGGGCTGATTGGCGGGTTGCTCGGCCTGTTCTTCGCGTCTTTCATGCAGCTGATAACAATCTCGACCATGAACTGGCAATCGTTTTCCGAGCTTGCCTTCTCATTCACCCTGACCCCGGCAATCATCGGCGAGTCGCTGCTGTTCGCGGTTTTCATGGGGCTTGCCGGAGGGCTGCTGCCAGCGTTTCGTGCCGCCAGGATGAACATCGTGGATGCACTCAGATCAACATGAAGGTGGTGTCTGGCTATGTTTAGTTTGAAATTTGAAAGAATCGTCTGGGTGATGCTGGCCCTTTCTATGGGGTTGTACGGGACCGATTATCTGCTGTTCGGCCAGTGGCGCGAGATCGGTTTGGGGTTTCTTGGCAATCTGGCGTTTTTGCCGATTTATGTGCTGTTTGTTACTCTGATGATCGAGCGGGTCCTGAAAGCCAGAGAGCGTGATGCCCTTCGTCAGAAGCTGAATATGGTGATCGGAGTCTTTTTCAGCGAAATCGGTACGGTCCTGCTCAGGGACGGGTTCGGCTTTGTCCGGGAGTGTGAAGCTCTCAGGAGCCGGATGAAGGTTTCGGGGCAATGGAATGATGCTGAGTTCAGGGCTGCCGGAGAATTTCTCAAAGGTCAGCCGTTACGGGTGGATAGTCGCAATGGCGATTTACAGGAACTGCGCGATTTTCTGGTTTCCAAACGGCAATTCATGTTAGGGCTGCTGGAAAACCCGAACCTACTGGAGCATGACGATTTTACTGAGCTTCTCTGGGCGGTATTTCATCTCGTCGAGGAACTGGAACATCGAGCCGATTTATCTCACCTCCCAGAAACCGACCTGGACCACCTGTCGGGGGACATCAAACGGGCATATACCCATCTCCTCACTCAGTGGTTATCGTACATGCAGCACCTGAAAAACGATTATCCCTATCTTTTTTCCCTGGCAGTAAGGACAAATCCTCTGGATCCCGAGGCAAAAGTTGAAGTGAGCTAACTGGCAACCTTCAAGATGCCGGCGGAACTACCGATATTGAAAATACAGGGAGTGTGTTGAAAAGCGTTAAAAGCCAAAAGAAGAGAATGAGTGTGGTGTCATGGTAACCATCATCATAATTTCCAATGATCCGCATGTAATGCATCTGAAGGAGCGTTTTCAACCGCTTATCAAAGGCCAGATCTGCATTTACTCTGATTTTGAGCAGGGCCTGATGGCGGTGTTTGATAAACGGCCGGCATCGGTTTTCATTCAGCGCGAAATTGACGGCACCGCTGCTGAAGTGATCGCCCGGCAGATAAAGGGGTTGCTGCGCGACGGCTCTCCGCGGATTATCTTGATGGGTTCGCTTGCCGGCAATAGCAACGAGAGCCTGAAATGTTTCGACGACAGTTTCGATTTTGCTGCTACCGAAGAGGAGCTCAGTGAGTTTTTCGGAGAGCAGCTGGCAAAAATTCCCTATCTGCTGTGGAAAGATGGCCGTGGGCCGGCAGAATGGCACGCTGCCCCTCCGGATCATCATGACCCCGGTCAGGTGCAACTGGTCACGGTCAGCGATCCATCGGTCGTACCCGATCCGTTCATCCTCAACCAAACTGATAACCTGCATGATTTTGAAGTAACTGCAAAGGAGGAGGGGAAAGCCTTCAGTGGCCCGGCAGATCCCGTAGTGGACCATCCTTCTGGTGCAGATGGTCATGTGGCACCTTTATCCCGGCCTTTTAAAGCTAAACCCGCAACGACTCGCGGGGTGCAAGGCACGAACAGCAGCCTGGGACATGCGTCTGAAAAGCAACCGAAAAGCCGGCCAACACAGATGGTATTTGCCGGAGCAGAAGACCACGGGTTCAAACCAGAGAGGGGCAACGCCAACAACGATTTTTCCTCATTTGGCTGGGGCGGATTGTCTTTAACACCCAAAACCTGGCTCTATCTCGTCGGCTTTATTATCGCTGTGTTATTGGCCTCGGTATTGACGGTTACCGATACTGTGCCGCTGCTTAAGGAGCTGTTTAAGAAAAAACTGATAGCAGGCAGTCCGCAGTCCGCAAAGCAGGAAATGCCGGCGCTGCAGCCACAGCGTTCAACTGTTCGCCAGGAGAGGATGACCTCACTGCCGGGGATCATTCCGGCAGCCGGCAAGGATTCCCAGTATTCGGCCGCACATCCGGGGTGGGAGCGGTATGTCGCCGACGGCCAGGAATTCCTGGTATTCAGGTCGGCCAACAAGATTAAGGCGATTCAGCTCATTGCCTCTCGCGACCACGATATTAAGGCGGCAACGATTTCCAGGCTACTGCAAGAACTGCTGGGCAATAGCAGCTATTCGATAACCGGTACCTCCGAGAAAAATGGCTACCTGTTGGGAAACGCCAAGCTTTCCGAGGGGGCGCATCTGGTGATTTACCGGAAAAAAACCGATGCCTTGATTAGAGGGGTCGTAGTTACCTTACCTTAAATTGGTCGCAAAGTTGACCATGCGATGATGATTTTTCTTCAGGAGCGTCATGATGTTTTTCATTAAGTGGTCATCGCTGCTGCTCGTGTTTCCGGCAGTGCTGTTGTCGGCACTCTGTCTGCCGGCTCTTGCCATTGACCCCCGTTTCGACCTTGACACCAGGATGCTGGACAGCAGGTTTGCCGGAGGGGCTGACGCCGCTTCCTCGCAAAAAGCGAAAAAGCACAAGCCTGGGCGAGCAGCGGCACGATCATCACGATATACCATTAAACCCGGCGACAATCTTTACCTCATCCTGATGGGAAAATACGGTTTGTCGGAAAAGCAGGCAGATGCCGTTATCCCTCGTTTAAAGGAGCTGAACGGCATCAGCGATATACGGTCGCTGCGCGTTGGCAGTACCATCTCCATCCCTTTGCCCGTAACAGGGGGCAGTACCGCCAAGAAAGCCGTGCTGCATCGCAGGAAAGAAGATGCTCCGGCTGTTGTCCAGCAATTCAGCATGTTGCGGCAGCTGCGCACCGAAGGGGCTGCGGATCTGCGGTTTGTGCGCGGGGTGTGGGACCACCTGTTCCCTGGCAAATGGGACCGAACCGAAGGGATAACCGTCTCGGGCCAGAACTTCGAACTGGCGCTCGACCCGGATCGCTATCCGGTTTTGCCTGCGGCAGACGGGGGAAGAATCCTGCTTGACCCTTCCGGGAACCTGCCACCTTTGGTAAAAAGCCTGGTTCAAACCCTTGATGATGTAAGGGTGGTCAGCGAGGATCCGTCGAATGCGCGGAAGTTCTATGCCTCGCTGCTTGCCGAGGCCCGTTTTTTCTCGGTCTCAGAAAACTACGGCATCGATTTCGGCCACGAACCTCAATTGACTGTGACTAGTGACTTCAAGGTCGAAAAAAGCCGCGAAAGCCTGATGCAGCAGGGTATTGTCCTGTTGAATGTCACCGAGAAGAGAGGCGGGACTCCGCCGTCGCTTGTCGCTTTTCTGGCAGGGCAAGGGTTCCGCTTGATAGAGCCCTACTCAGCTCATCGCCGTACCCCGCCCGAACAGGGGCACCGGCTCGTGCGCATCGCCGGGGCCGGCCCTTTGGATATTGCCGACCGGGTAATGGCTTCCCAGGATCTCAAGTATTCGCGAGATACGCGGGTGGAGTTGTTTGGCCCCAATGACAGCGGACTACGGTTGGATATCACTGCTGACCGCTTTTTTGAAAGCCGGGGAGAGCGCTTCATAGTCAGTCGCTTCAATGGTGACCCGGTATTCTACACCTTGATGCGTTTATTGGAAACTCGCGGTTATCGGGTCATCATCCTTGAGGAGCATGACGATTTCCGCCGAGTCACAGAAAAGCTTCTCACCCGGATGCGGGTCCCGGCGCAGTTTGATCGCCAGCCTCTCTGGCCAGCTAGAGACCTGCCATACAGCATTACCTTTCCCGGTTTCCTGATCCGCGATCCGGCAAGCGGCAAAAAGACCGTACTGACCGCCAGTCCGGTTGATCCGTTGATAAACGAATTGGTGACACTGAACGGTTTTACCGTTATCGACCCATAATTTGCATCGGGTAAGGGATACCTG
Coding sequences within it:
- a CDS encoding LysM peptidoglycan-binding domain-containing protein, producing the protein MFFIKWSSLLLVFPAVLLSALCLPALAIDPRFDLDTRMLDSRFAGGADAASSQKAKKHKPGRAAARSSRYTIKPGDNLYLILMGKYGLSEKQADAVIPRLKELNGISDIRSLRVGSTISIPLPVTGGSTAKKAVLHRRKEDAPAVVQQFSMLRQLRTEGAADLRFVRGVWDHLFPGKWDRTEGITVSGQNFELALDPDRYPVLPAADGGRILLDPSGNLPPLVKSLVQTLDDVRVVSEDPSNARKFYASLLAEARFFSVSENYGIDFGHEPQLTVTSDFKVEKSRESLMQQGIVLLNVTEKRGGTPPSLVAFLAGQGFRLIEPYSAHRRTPPEQGHRLVRIAGAGPLDIADRVMASQDLKYSRDTRVELFGPNDSGLRLDITADRFFESRGERFIVSRFNGDPVFYTLMRLLETRGYRVIILEEHDDFRRVTEKLLTRMRVPAQFDRQPLWPARDLPYSITFPGFLIRDPASGKKTVLTASPVDPLINELVTLNGFTVIDP
- a CDS encoding ExeA family protein, encoding MYWETLGFKEPPFALTPNPDFLFLSSHHQEALAHLLFAIDTRAGFIELSGEVGTGKTTIIRTLLGQLSPETHRSAFIFNPTVSPLGLLQEINSEYGLPSTGNDLHLLHKSLNEFLLRENSAGHTVVLVIDEAQNLSTEVLEQVRLISNLETEQSKLIQIVLVGQTELKALLARQELRQLNQRITVRYHLDSMEPSDVHAYIRHRIRVAAGGGEPVTFSSGAAHKIGRFTGGLPRLVNAVCDRALLLAYTQDTRMISPRMAGMAITDLMQTEDKRSFSYRFLLASVLVIVAVITGFLMVNKQQTFLGQPVASTPEASFKNEEANGVKVLQSMLKRTGFFAGTPNGIFDIETEEAVKKFQLAEGLAADGKPGGRTLTRLYQKSGGKMKSDVPGSPPSPAAAQENPR
- a CDS encoding ABC transporter permease; translation: MPIPISYSFRNLWTRRLTTVLTAFGMALVVYVFSATLMLSEGLRKTLISTGSPDNVVVIRKGSQSEVQSGVERNQASIVESRPEVAIGPDGRRLLAKELVVLINIPKRISGKPSNVVIRGVSETSLLLRPQVKLISGRMPRSGSVEVIAGKNIAERFKGGGLGETLRFGMRNWKVVGVFDAGATGFSSEIWGDVDQLMQAFRRPVYSSVLFRERDPLQFASLKESIETDPRLTVEAKTETRYYEDQSEAMATFLRIMGIALTVIFSIGAVIGAMITMYAAVANRVTEIGTLRALGFTRGSILAAFVFEALFLGLIGGLLGLFFASFMQLITISTMNWQSFSELAFSFTLTPAIIGESLLFAVFMGLAGGLLPAFRAARMNIVDALRST
- a CDS encoding general secretion pathway protein GspB, whose translation is MSLILDALRKMEQERKASRRHSTDIRPEVLSYRGVPRKTSRSPLVLPVTAVVIISCIAGGLLMMREKTPSEAPALKTSSKTVPIKPIQPTPAIPQPQVTVAPPPAHPRPAPDTAQPTKPSAPQREETIAPGSNTATASGITISGIAYQDDRSMRRAVINGALVGEGAEVAGAKVVEIRENRVRFSRAGENFEVLQSSAFTQH